A section of the Candidatus Hydrogenedentota bacterium genome encodes:
- a CDS encoding MoxR family ATPase: protein SPKDGTFTTKRGPIFGNIILADEINRAPAKVQSALLESMQERQVTIGDQTYRLEEPFMVLATQNPIEQEGTYPLPEAQVDRFMLKLRVNYPSKIEEREIMDRVDMLHEPVIDTVITRHEILHAREVVNQIYVDDKAKNYIVDIVQATRFPEAYGLSVKHLIEYGASPRATIYLQQAARALAFLQGEGNVFPNDVKQVAMDVLRHRVIVTYEAEAENKTSEDIIRMILDTVPVP, encoded by the coding sequence AGTCCCAAAGACGGTACGTTTACCACGAAGCGCGGACCGATCTTCGGCAACATTATCCTTGCGGACGAAATCAACCGTGCCCCCGCCAAGGTACAGAGCGCGCTCCTTGAATCCATGCAAGAACGTCAAGTGACCATCGGCGATCAGACCTATCGCCTGGAAGAGCCGTTCATGGTCCTTGCGACGCAGAACCCTATCGAGCAAGAGGGTACGTATCCTCTCCCCGAAGCGCAGGTCGACCGATTCATGCTCAAGCTTCGTGTAAACTATCCGAGCAAGATTGAAGAACGCGAGATTATGGATCGCGTGGACATGCTCCACGAACCCGTAATCGACACGGTCATTACGCGTCACGAAATTCTCCATGCCCGCGAGGTCGTCAATCAGATTTACGTGGACGACAAGGCCAAGAACTACATCGTAGATATTGTGCAGGCGACTCGCTTCCCGGAAGCCTACGGCCTGTCTGTCAAGCACCTCATTGAATACGGCGCGTCGCCGCGCGCAACCATCTACTTGCAGCAGGCCGCGCGCGCGCTGGCGTTTCTGCAGGGCGAGGGCAACGTCTTTCCCAACGACGTCAAGCAGGTCGCCATGGACGTTCTGCGCCATCGCGTGATTGTTACCTACGAAGCGGAAGCCGAGAACAAGACCAGCGAGGACATCATCCGTATGATTCTCGACACGGTCCCCGTGCCGTAA